The following DNA comes from Buttiauxella agrestis.
CACCGGGGAGGACGACTGAATACAATACACGTGGCCAGTTTGCGCCATGGTCGAGCCATAAAATGACGGCGGTTGCGGGCAAGCATGATGCGAAAAAGGCCTGGATATTATTGATAAAAGAAATCGAGCCAATAAATAATATCGCCAATAAAGCAATAATGAGGAAATTAAGATCGACGACGGGCATCGCGCTGACTTTTATATAGATATGCCACGCCCAAAGCAGCCCAATAATTAACGAAACCACATTAATGTTAATTAGTTTCTTTTTATTGATGAACTGCCAAAGCAGACACGACATGCTGATCACCAGCACCATGATGATGGGCGCGGTGAAATGTTGAGTGTTGGCTGACGGCGACACGATACTAAAGCCCGCAGAGAATGCGTTCAGTAATAAAAATAAACGCAACGAGAGTTGATGCTTCCCTTTGAGTAATGCGCGCCAGGTTGTTGCTGTCATATCAAAATAGTTCTTAGACTCATGCTCAACATTATGTTGTTGAATAGTAATATAAAAAGAGACAGGTGAAGTGATGACTCAATGTGATTATATAGTTTTTATTTATGGATTTAACATCGCTGCTCAATCTATCACCTTAATGAAAATATGTCATCAGATGATGAGGAATGCTTAACATTTCTAATGTAAAACGGTGAATACACCAGGCTGACAAACGAGAAATTATAGCATATGATATTGGTTATCATTACCACTTGGTGCAATAGATATGATTTTACAACGGCGGTTAGAAAGCGGGTGGGGGGTGTTGATTCCTGGCGGGATTGTCGCTGCTTTGCTGTGTCTTGATCTTTCGTTTAGCGAGTGGCGGGTGCTGATTGTATTGGGGTTATTGGCGACCACGGGCATGTTGTACCATAAACGGTTACGTCATTTTGTGCTGTTGCCATCATGCGTTGCGTTTGCCAGCGGGCTTGCGCTTGTGATGATGAATCTGGAAGCAATGAAATAGGGAAGTAAAAC
Coding sequences within:
- a CDS encoding DUF1435 domain-containing protein is translated as MLQRRLESGWGVLIPGGIVAALLCLDLSFSEWRVLIVLGLLATTGMLYHKRLRHFVLLPSCVAFASGLALVMMNLEAMK